A genomic stretch from Planctomycetaceae bacterium includes:
- a CDS encoding PEP-CTERM sorting domain-containing protein yields the protein MKTKITVILTALLIMSAQCSATEIVGTVTAGYTGLGASDTMTIWGGGFSNYSTPTGAILLNKTAGTGDGQYIDNGTVGVFCIDLFETVKSGSLAYNVIMTEDGPVTSASYLSGGMGEVKAAYIAELWTKHYDTAWTSGSYTTGQKAAAEAFQAAIWEIVYEDLPSSPVYWDVAVDSTLGDGGFKATNLNSTLANSWLHSLNGTGSAVELRALTYNGSQDFITAFNIPEPATVALVSMGLLFLVGRKRN from the coding sequence ATGAAAACAAAGATAACGGTGATTTTAACAGCTTTGCTCATTATGAGCGCACAATGTTCGGCAACAGAAATTGTCGGTACAGTTACGGCCGGCTACACAGGTCTTGGCGCATCTGATACTATGACTATCTGGGGCGGCGGATTTAGCAATTACAGCACGCCGACAGGCGCAATTCTTCTCAACAAAACAGCAGGCACCGGCGATGGCCAATATATAGATAACGGCACGGTCGGCGTTTTCTGCATAGACCTGTTTGAAACTGTTAAAAGCGGTTCGCTGGCATATAACGTTATAATGACAGAAGACGGGCCGGTGACATCGGCTTCTTATCTTAGCGGCGGAATGGGTGAAGTTAAAGCCGCTTATATAGCCGAGTTGTGGACGAAACATTATGACACGGCCTGGACATCGGGCAGTTATACAACTGGGCAAAAAGCCGCAGCAGAGGCTTTTCAGGCGGCTATTTGGGAAATAGTATATGAAGATTTACCTTCTTCGCCGGTGTACTGGGATGTAGCAGTTGACAGCACCCTCGGAGACGGAGGCTTTAAGGCGACAAATCTTAATTCGACGCTCGCAAATAGCTGGCTGCATTCTCTTAATGGAACAGGCTCGGCAGTTGAACTAAGAGCGTTGACCTATAACGGTTCTCAAGATTTCATCACCGCGTTCAACATACCTGAACCTGCAACTGTGGCGTTAGTGTCTATGGGATTACTGTTTCTTGTGGGAAGAAAAAGAAACTAA
- the sppA gene encoding signal peptide peptidase SppA gives MDINGNTYLNSPPSVPKKSIGWKIFFGIILAFSILANIVLFVSLIVVGSISLAGTSKKGVYKENVIQSGPACSKIVIINIEGIIQNEMAKEIAEQIDTAKEDSKVKAVIFHIVSPGGAVSASDRLYYQINCYRKETGNPVVAFMDTLAASGGYYASAACDKIIAEPTAITGSIGVIMGHFVLQELLEMKLGIKPVVVKSGPHKDWPTSFEPVTDEQLEYLNCKLIMPTYERFVSIVAESRKNELTAEQVRALADGSIYNATEALDNKLIDQIGYLPDAIELAKSLANLDKAKVVEYEKPFSFESIFGANSMLHKFNRSTLYELTTPQLMYLWHPGVGF, from the coding sequence ATGGATATCAATGGAAATACATATCTGAACTCGCCGCCGTCTGTGCCCAAAAAATCGATAGGCTGGAAAATATTTTTCGGAATCATTCTTGCATTCTCGATTTTGGCCAACATTGTTTTGTTTGTCTCGCTCATCGTTGTCGGCTCAATTTCACTGGCAGGCACATCAAAAAAGGGAGTTTACAAGGAAAACGTAATCCAATCAGGCCCTGCTTGCTCAAAAATCGTCATTATCAACATTGAAGGCATAATCCAGAACGAAATGGCAAAGGAAATAGCAGAGCAGATTGACACCGCCAAAGAAGACAGCAAGGTCAAAGCAGTAATCTTCCACATCGTCAGCCCCGGCGGCGCGGTCAGCGCAAGCGACAGACTGTATTATCAGATTAACTGCTATAGGAAGGAAACCGGCAATCCGGTCGTCGCGTTTATGGACACCCTCGCCGCGTCAGGCGGGTACTATGCCTCCGCTGCGTGCGATAAAATCATCGCCGAGCCTACCGCTATTACAGGCTCAATCGGTGTCATAATGGGACATTTCGTTTTGCAGGAACTGCTGGAAATGAAACTGGGAATCAAGCCGGTCGTCGTCAAGTCCGGCCCGCACAAAGACTGGCCGACCAGTTTTGAGCCGGTAACGGATGAGCAGTTGGAGTATCTCAATTGCAAATTGATTATGCCGACTTATGAAAGGTTTGTAAGTATAGTCGCCGAATCGCGAAAGAATGAATTGACCGCCGAGCAGGTAAGAGCACTTGCCGATGGAAGTATCTACAACGCGACCGAAGCGCTGGACAATAAATTAATCGACCAGATAGGCTATCTGCCCGACGCCATAGAGCTTGCCAAATCGCTGGCAAATCTCGACAAGGCTAAAGTCGTAGAGTACGAAAAGCCCTTCTCGTTCGAGAGCATTTTCGGAGCGAATTCAATGCTGCACAAATTCAACCGCAGTACACTTTACGAACTTACTACGCCGCAGTTGATGTACCTTTGGCACCCCGGCGTTGGTTTCTAA